A part of Microbulbifer sp. MI-G genomic DNA contains:
- the rplU gene encoding 50S ribosomal protein L21: MYAVFESGGKQHRVEAGEILRLEKLEVATGESIDFDRVLMVVDGDKIDIGAPVVNGAAVTAEVVSHGRGEKVKIIKFRRRKHSMKRQGHRQWYTEVKITGIKA; the protein is encoded by the coding sequence ATGTACGCTGTTTTTGAAAGCGGTGGCAAGCAACACCGCGTGGAAGCGGGCGAGATACTTCGCCTTGAAAAGTTGGAAGTCGCTACTGGGGAATCCATCGATTTCGATAGGGTGCTGATGGTAGTTGATGGCGACAAGATTGATATCGGCGCTCCCGTTGTCAATGGCGCAGCAGTGACTGCCGAAGTGGTCAGCCACGGCCGCGGCGAGAAAGTGAAAATCATCAAGTTCCGCCGCCGCAAGCACTCTATGAAGCGCCAGGGTCACCGCCAGTGGTATACCGAAGTGAAAATCACCGGTATCAAGGCATAA
- the rpmA gene encoding 50S ribosomal protein L27, translating into MAHKKAGGSTRNGRDSESKRLGVKRFGGQSVVAGNIIVRQRGTKFHAGVNVGMGKDHTLFATADGVVKFEVKGPNNRKFVSIETV; encoded by the coding sequence ATGGCACACAAGAAAGCTGGCGGCAGTACCCGAAATGGCCGCGATTCCGAGAGCAAACGCCTTGGCGTTAAGCGCTTTGGCGGCCAGTCTGTTGTTGCAGGCAATATCATCGTTCGCCAGCGCGGCACCAAGTTCCATGCCGGGGTGAATGTTGGTATGGGTAAAGACCACACCCTGTTCGCCACGGCGGACGGCGTTGTGAAGTTTGAAGTGAAAGGCCCCAATAACCGCAAGTTTGTTTCCATCGAAACAGTCTGA
- the proB gene encoding glutamate 5-kinase, whose product MNAISVSRQRLCRGQRWVIKIGSALLTNGGRGVHRSAISAWVAQMAALRARGIEVVLVSSGAVAAGMDRLGWRRRPESIHQLQAAAAVGQSHLVQVYEQAFGDFDIPSAQILLDHDDLSNRTRYLNARSTLRTLLSLGSVPIVNENDTVVTDEIRFGDNDTLAALVANLVEADALLIMTDADGLFSEDPRENPRAELIAEASALDPRLLQVAGESRSGLGRGGMATKVRAAQLAARSGACTVIAGGAREAVITRVCAGEPLGTLLLPEAGPLAARKRWLAGQLQVRGAVVLDRGAETALLERGRSLLAVGVTGVEGCFRRGDLVSCRNSAGREVARGLVNYDSRESLRIQGQPSEKFIDLLGYRDDDELIHRDNLVLL is encoded by the coding sequence ATGAACGCCATATCCGTTTCACGACAGAGGCTTTGCAGGGGACAGCGCTGGGTGATAAAGATCGGCAGCGCCCTGTTAACCAACGGGGGGCGCGGTGTACACCGCTCGGCGATCTCGGCCTGGGTTGCGCAGATGGCAGCTCTGCGCGCGCGTGGAATAGAGGTGGTCCTGGTTTCCTCCGGCGCTGTTGCCGCCGGTATGGATCGACTGGGCTGGCGCCGCAGACCGGAATCCATTCACCAGTTGCAGGCTGCCGCCGCAGTGGGGCAGAGTCACCTGGTACAGGTTTATGAGCAGGCCTTCGGTGACTTCGATATTCCCAGCGCACAGATCCTGCTGGATCACGACGACCTCTCCAATCGCACCCGTTATCTCAATGCGCGCAGCACCCTGCGAACCCTCCTGTCTTTGGGGTCCGTACCCATCGTCAATGAAAATGACACCGTAGTGACCGATGAAATCCGCTTTGGGGACAACGACACCCTGGCGGCGCTGGTTGCCAACCTGGTAGAGGCGGATGCCCTGCTGATTATGACGGATGCGGACGGGCTCTTTAGCGAAGACCCCCGGGAAAATCCCCGTGCGGAGTTGATTGCTGAGGCTTCCGCGCTGGACCCCAGGCTATTGCAGGTGGCGGGGGAATCGCGCAGCGGCCTGGGGCGCGGCGGTATGGCTACCAAGGTGCGGGCAGCGCAACTGGCCGCGCGTTCCGGTGCCTGCACAGTGATTGCTGGCGGTGCCAGGGAAGCGGTGATAACGCGTGTTTGCGCAGGGGAGCCGCTGGGTACCCTGCTGTTGCCCGAGGCGGGCCCCCTCGCGGCGCGCAAGCGCTGGCTTGCCGGCCAGTTGCAGGTGCGCGGTGCTGTGGTACTGGACAGGGGGGCAGAGACAGCCCTGCTGGAGAGAGGCAGGAGCCTGCTGGCGGTGGGGGTCACAGGCGTGGAGGGCTGCTTTCGGCGGGGAGATCTGGTTTCCTGCCGCAATAGCGCGGGGCGGGAGGTCGCCCGGGGCCTGGTGAATTATGACAGTCGGGAGAGTCTCAGGATTCAGGGACAACCCTCGGAAAAATTTATCGACTTGCTCGGTTACCGCGACGATGATGAGCTGATTCATCGCGACAACCTGGTTTTGCTCTGA
- the cgtA gene encoding Obg family GTPase CgtA → MKFVDEAPIYVQAGKGGNGCLSFRREKFVERGGPDGGDGGDGGSVYLEADDSLNTLVDYRYQPRYIAEAGQQGRGRNCTGAKGGDLVLKVPVGTTVIDAETGETLGDLTAAGERLLVARGGFHGLGNTRFKSSTNRAPRKTTNGTAGEARNLKLELKVLADVGMLGLPNAGKSTFIRAVSAAKPKVANYPFTTLVPNLGVVQVQQHRSFVIADIPGLIQGAAEGAGLGIRFLKHLTRCRVLLHLVDLAPFDGSDPVENARAIERELSCFSATLAGRERWLVFNKTDLVPAAELEARCEAIVAALNWTGPVFRVAAIRAEGTGVLVGCLMDFLEARREAEGKAPQLAQAELEVQQQMQREARERIETQRDSYRARRRAARGSEEENEGRDDGDVDIEYRP, encoded by the coding sequence ATGAAATTTGTCGATGAAGCACCCATCTACGTGCAGGCGGGCAAGGGGGGCAATGGCTGCCTGAGCTTTCGCCGGGAAAAGTTTGTCGAGCGGGGCGGGCCGGATGGTGGCGATGGCGGTGATGGCGGTTCGGTCTACCTGGAAGCCGACGATTCCCTGAATACCCTGGTGGATTACCGCTACCAGCCCCGCTATATCGCCGAGGCTGGCCAACAGGGACGTGGGCGCAACTGCACCGGCGCCAAGGGGGGGGATCTGGTATTGAAGGTACCGGTGGGTACCACGGTGATTGATGCGGAAACCGGTGAAACCCTGGGGGATTTGACTGCTGCCGGCGAGCGCCTTCTGGTTGCGCGGGGCGGTTTCCATGGCCTCGGCAATACCCGCTTCAAATCCAGTACCAACCGGGCTCCCCGCAAGACCACCAACGGGACAGCGGGCGAGGCGCGCAACCTCAAGCTGGAGCTGAAAGTCCTGGCCGATGTGGGCATGCTCGGTTTGCCCAATGCCGGCAAGTCCACATTCATCCGCGCCGTTTCCGCAGCCAAGCCCAAGGTGGCCAACTATCCCTTCACAACTCTGGTGCCCAATTTGGGGGTGGTGCAGGTACAGCAGCACCGCAGTTTTGTGATCGCCGATATCCCCGGCCTGATCCAGGGTGCCGCCGAGGGCGCTGGTCTGGGCATTCGCTTCCTCAAGCACCTGACCCGCTGCCGGGTGCTCTTGCACCTGGTGGATCTGGCGCCCTTCGACGGCTCCGACCCCGTTGAGAATGCTCGCGCCATTGAGCGTGAGCTGAGCTGCTTCAGCGCCACCCTGGCCGGGCGCGAGCGCTGGTTGGTATTCAACAAAACCGATCTGGTACCCGCGGCCGAGTTGGAAGCGCGCTGTGAAGCGATTGTTGCAGCCCTGAACTGGACCGGGCCGGTGTTTCGGGTGGCTGCGATCCGCGCGGAGGGCACCGGTGTACTGGTTGGCTGCCTGATGGACTTTCTGGAAGCCCGCCGGGAGGCGGAGGGCAAGGCTCCGCAACTGGCCCAGGCAGAGCTGGAAGTGCAGCAGCAGATGCAGCGCGAAGCGCGCGAGCGCATTGAGACACAGCGAGACAGTTATCGCGCCAGGCGCAGGGCCGCGAGGGGATCGGAGGAAGAAAATGAGGGCCGGGACGATGGCGATGTGGATATCGAGTATCGTCCCTGA
- the rpsT gene encoding 30S ribosomal protein S20: protein MANSPQAKKRARQNDKRRMHNASLRSMVRTYIKKVVAAIDAGDAEKAKTAYAEAVPVIDRMADKGIIHKNKAARHKSRLNAQIKALAA, encoded by the coding sequence GTGGCCAACTCACCTCAAGCGAAGAAACGCGCACGCCAGAACGACAAGCGCCGCATGCACAACGCCAGTCTGCGCTCCATGGTGCGCACCTACATCAAGAAGGTAGTAGCCGCCATTGATGCGGGCGATGCCGAAAAAGCAAAAACCGCCTACGCTGAAGCGGTTCCCGTGATCGACCGCATGGCGGATAAAGGTATTATTCACAAGAATAAAGCAGCTCGCCACAAGAGTCGCCTGAACGCCCAGATCAAAGCGCTGGCTGCCTGA